The Gemmobacter aquarius genome contains the following window.
GCTTTATTTCGGCAGCCGTATCACCAGCGCCTTGCGCAAACACGGGCTGACCGTCTTTGACCCCCGCGACGAAGAAGACTGGGCCGATCGCCCCCTGCCCGAACACTTGCGTGCCCCCGACGGGGTGCATGGCAATGCCGCTTACGGCGCTGAAGTGCTCGACCGACTGTCCCGTCGCGGCCTGCTTTCCGTAGATCCTGCCACGGTGTGATCGCGCGGGTTAGTGCTCGGCCTCGCCCTGATGCTCGACGGTAAAGAAGAAATCGGCGGGCAGTTCGGGCGCCAGCGCGATCTCGTCGGGCACCGATTGCGGCCCTGCGTTGAACACGGCCGATCCGAAATGGTGCTGGCGGCGGCACAGGTTCCGCATCCGCTCTCCGGTCAACTCGCCATAGAACCGCCGATAGGTTTCCGTCTGCAACAGCGCCGCGATCTTCGCCCGATGCTGCGCCACCGAAAATTCATGCGCGGCGCGGATTTCCGGGTCGGCTAGCAACCGCTCGAATTCGGCGCGGCAGGCCGGAATCATCCGCTGGATCGAGGTGTCGCTGTCCTGATTGTGCGACATGCGGAACCAGTAGTTCAGCCCCTGATCGCGGTCGACATGGTTCACCCGCCCCCGGTCGCGTTTCACAAGGAAACTCTCGGCACTCCGCACCGCATAATGGTTCAACTGCACCCAGTCATAGCCATAGGTTTCCAGCGTCGCCCGCCAGCCGTTGCGGAACATCTCGCGCGGCATCAGCTTGCCCGACCCGTTCAGCCAATGCACCTGATCCCACAGGTCGGGCTTCAGCCCCTTGGGCCGGTGCACGCCCAGCTTCTTGTAGATGCCGATGTTGCGAAACAGCGTCTTGAACCCCCATGCCTGATGCGGTTTGCGGATGATTTCCGGCGCGCAGCGGGTGAACTGGTCCAACAGGAAGCGGTCTTCATACCCCGCCACGCCTGAATCGCCGAACAATCGCCACGTCAGGCTGATCATGTTGGCATCGCCGATCGCGGCATAAAGTGCCCCCAGCGTGCCATCGCCGATCTTGATGTTGATGAACTCGTCCACGTCCATGCAGATCGCCCAGCCCGCATCGCGGATCACCGCCTCTTCCTCGGCGGCTTGCAGGGCGGCGTGCTGCGGCTTCAATTCTCCCCCCGGCTGCCACGGGTTGGCACGGTGCTGCACCAGCCCCTTTTCCTGCAACAGGGTCAGCATCGTGTCGGTGCCATCGGTGCAGTCGTTGGTATAGACCAGAAAATCATCGACCCCGATGGCGCGGTGATAGGCGATCCACTCCAGAATGAACGGCCCCTCGTTCTTCATCGTGGTCACGATCGCCGTGCGCCCCGCCTGCACCGCCTGTCGCGGCGCGGCTTTGGCGGCCGACACCGGCGCGCGGATCGGGCTGTGGCCAAAGAAATCGCCGGCCATCGCCAACAGATGCGGGTCTTCGATCAGACTGGTCTTGGGCGCCAACTCGCCGCTGGCCCGGTCGGGAACCCGGATCGCCATGGCGCGGAAGAACGGCACCGTCGTGGCCGGATCGGGCTTGACATAAGCCACCCGCAGCATCCGCCATGTATTGGCCAGCCCCGCCTTGCGCGGCGCAACGCCCCAGCGGGTGATACCGCTGCCCGCATCGAACTGGCAGCAGATATGGTCGCCGAACCGCGCCTCGCGCCCCGCCCTGACGCGCCACGGGTAGATGCGCTGTCCGGACAGCAGCACCACCCCGCCCTTCGCTTCGACACAGCGGTCGAAACTGCCAAACGCGGCGGGATCGAGGATATCGGTCACATCCAGCATCAGAACCGCGCGGGCATCCGACAGGAAGCGCCATTTGCCAAGTTCATAGATCAGCCCCTCGCCCATCGGCGCCCGCAGACGGTCGGGCGCGGGCGGCTCCATCCGGTCCTTGCCCGGCGCGTCCGGCGCAAGAAATGGGTGGTTTTCCGGCCCCATATCGGGCTTGCCAAGGGCGAGCGGGCTTTCCAGCACGACGACCGTCACGGCAACCCCTGCCAAAGCCGCCTCAAGCGCGGGCGCAAAACCGGGGTCGGGCATGCGGTTCAGCACCAAGGCCCCCTGCATGTCGTGATGCACCGCGTGATAGCGCAGCCATTCTGCCACCTGTGCGGCGCTTTCCTCAAGCCTGACCCCGAACAGGCAATTCAGCCCCGCCAGCAGGTCCGGCTCGGCCGCTTGCGGCTGCACGTCCAGCAGCGTGCCATCCGCCAGCGCGATTGGCCCCTGCCCCCGCGTGGTGACGATGCAGGCCCCCGCGACCTCACGCAGGTCTTCGGGCACCGCCGCGCCCTGCGCGCCATCGGGCAGAAAGGCCGCGACCGCCGTTCCGGTCCCGAAAAAGCTGCGGACCAGATCGCCGGGCAGCGCCACACAGTCCAAAAGCCGCGTCACACTTGACGCACCGACCTCGCGGGCGGACATGCGGCGCAAATGAACCCGTGACGCTTGCGATCCCACCGTTACTGCCCTTACCCTTTTGCGGAACGACCCTCCGCGCCGCGGTGCTATACCATGCCCGCAAGCCTAAGGGATAGCGCCCGCGCCCAAAGGATACATCATCCTTGGCAAGGTGCCGCTTTTGCGCCAAACTCGCAACCAGCCGGACCATTGTGGCGGGTAAGAGGTTCAGGTGAAAGCAAAACTGCGGGAAGTCGGCACACTCTGGATCGGCGGCGAGCTTTCGTGGATGGAGCAGCTTTGCCTCAAATCCTTCGTCGATCAGGGCCAAGAGATCACGCTGTTTTCCTATGATGACATCCCCAACGTCCCCCAAGGCGTCATCCGCCGCGACGGGCGCGAGGTGCTCGATACCGACAATTTCCTGAAATACGAAAAGAAGGACAGTTTCGCGCTCTTTGCCGATCTGTTCCGCCTGCACATGCTGGCCAGGAACCCCGGCATGATCTGGGTCGATACCGACGTTTATTGCCTGCGGCCGATGACCTATGACACGCCCGATGTGCTCGGCTTCGAACTGCCGGGCGGCCAGCGGGTCAACAACGCGGTGCTTGGCCTTGCGCCCGACAGCCCGCTTCTGGCTGCGATGCTCGACTATACCGCCGATCCCTTCGCCATCCCGCCCTTCGTCAGACCCAAACTGCGTGACGAGTTTGCGACAGCCAAAGCCGCAAGCCAGCCCGTCCACGTCAGCCAGCAGCCTTGGGGCGTCTGGGGGCCGATGATGGTGACGCATTTCGTCCATCACCTCAAACTCGCCGCCAAGGTGCTGCCGCAAGAGGCGTTCTACCCCATCGCCTTCCCCGACCGGCAAAGGTTCTTCAAACCCGTGGCCGAAGTCGAAGCGATGCTCTCGCCGCAGACCACCGCGCTGCACCTCTGGGCCTCGAACAAGCGCGAACTTGGCCTGCGCTACATGGGCCTGCCGCCCAAGGGCAGCTATCTTGACATGCTGGTGACGAAACACGGCATTTCACCCAGCGCCGCCCCGATAAAGCGGCGCGGCAACCGCGTCTTCGAAGCCGGCCTGATCGACCATGTCGGCCTTGAGGACGTGCGCCTGTTCACCGATATCGGCGGCACCGCACAATCCTTCGCCATCGCCGCCCATGGCAAATGGGATTGCGACATCCAGCTTGTCGACATCGACCATCGCGGCCGTTTCGCGCCACATCCCTCGAAATGGGTGGCAGTCTATACCAAGGCCCTGATTGGCCATGGCATCGACCCCAAACGCATCAGCCGCGCCGGTTCGCAAAACGCCCTGCGCCCGGCGCAACTGGTCGCCAACCTGAACGGCTTTGGCGACATCAACAAGATCAAGCACCTTGAAACCGTGCTGCCCAGATTGCTCGACCATGGCAGCCAGTTGGTGATCGACATTCGCAAAGGCTCGGGCGCCTTTCCCTTTCTCAAGGAATTCGGCACCACCAATACCGTCAGCACGACCGAAGTCGACGGCGTGCCGGTCGTTCGCACCATCCTGACCGCCGACAAGATCGTCGCGCGCGACGACGAAAGCTCATGGTCGGCCATCGCCACCACCTTGGCGGGCAAGGACGGGTTCTTCCGCGAAAGCCGCGAGCACAGCTTTCTCTTTACGCCCCGCTCGGACACCTTGGTCGTCACCTTCGACAACGTCGAACTCGCCATGGAAAAGCGCGATGACCGCCGCCCCTGGGGCTATTCCTTCATCGAAAAACAGGGCTGGTCGATGCTTGGCGTCATGGCCAACGGTTGGACATGGTATCGCGACCCATGGGTTGCCGCCCAATTCGACGACCTGCGCGACAGCGGCTTTTTCGCCCGCTTCCGCCGCGTGGTGTTCTACGGCGCGTCGATGGGGGGCTATGCCGCAGCCGCCTTCGTCGCCGCCTGCCCCGGTGCAGATGCCGTGATCATCTCGCCGCAATCCACGCTCGACCGGTCGGTCGTCCCTTGGGAAACCCGCTACAAGACCGCGTGGGATCACGATTTCAGCGGCCCGTACGGTGACGCGGCCACGGCCAGCCATGCGGCGGGCACCGTGACCCTGCTCTACGATCCATACGAGGAACTCGACGCAGGCCACGCCGCCCGCTTCACCGGCCCGAACGTGCTGAAACTGCGTGCGCCCCTGCTCGGCCACCGGCTGGGGTCAAGCCTGCAACAGATGGGCATCCTCGCCCCTGTCACGCTGGGCGCCCTGAACGGCACCCTGACCGAAGCCGATTTCTACCGGCTTCTCAGGCAGCGAAAGACTTTCAGCCGCTACCAAAAGGAACTCTTCGACCGCGCGCTCGGCATGGGCCGCCCCGCGCTTGCGCGCAAGGTCGGCCGCTGGGTGCTGACGCGCGGTGACAACCGCCACATCCGGCGCGAGATGCTTGCCCTCGACCAAGCCGCAGCCGCACCAAAGGCGGTTCCGGCCTGACCGTGGCCGCACGTCAGATCGAATCACCCTCGCCCGCAGCCGGCGGCTGGACGGGCGGCGCCTCCGGTTTGCGGCGGATCAGGATATCGCCATTCGGCTGCATTTCCGGCATCTCGTAATTCGTCATGTCATCGACGAGCCCCAGAAATTTTTCGACCGCCGGCGCGATCGCCGGTCCGAACTGGTCGGCCAGCGCCTTCATATCGCTGATCGCGGGTGCGACTTCATCCGCGATGCTGCCCCCGAACAGCGACATGCCCCATTCGATCCAGCCCTGCGCGCTTTGTGCGGCCTCTTGGGCATGAAGGGGCGTTGTGGCCAGCGGCACGGAACCTGCCGAGAGCACAAGGGCGAACACGGGTACGACAAAAATCTGTTTCATGACAGGCACATGGCCATGCCCGCCCGCATTTTCAACCGCCATCGCGAAATTTTCAACGCCCTGCCCCCGCAAGCCGATTTCAACGGCATCCGCTGCATCATGTTCGAACCCGGGGGCGGCAATGTCGACCGCATGTACCCCAGTACCGTGGCGTCGCAGCAGGGAACACCCGCAGCTCACGGCGCTTTCCGCCCTGGCTTTCGACCCCGAAGGCACCCGCCCCGGGGCCAAAGTCCTTACAGGTCCTTGACGATCCGCAACGCGTCATAGATCGCGGCATGGGTGTTGCGCGACGCAACCGCATCACCGATCCGGAACAGCCGGAATCCGCCATCGGGGTTGGCTGCCACCGCCTGCACCCCGCCAGTCGACAGGGCCTCGTAATCCACCTCGCCAAGGTTCGTCGATTGCGGCTTCAACTCGAAATACAAATCGTCCAGCGGGCGCGTGCCGTGGTTGACGATCACCTGATCGACCAGCCGTTCCTTGGTATAATCACCGTAATCGCTGCCCAGCCTGGCGCGCAGCCGGTTGCCTTCACGCACCACCGACACCAGCCGCCACGTGACGGTGAATGTCGTGTTCCGCT
Protein-coding sequences here:
- a CDS encoding glycosyltransferase family 2 protein, encoding MSAREVGASSVTRLLDCVALPGDLVRSFFGTGTAVAAFLPDGAQGAAVPEDLREVAGACIVTTRGQGPIALADGTLLDVQPQAAEPDLLAGLNCLFGVRLEESAAQVAEWLRYHAVHHDMQGALVLNRMPDPGFAPALEAALAGVAVTVVVLESPLALGKPDMGPENHPFLAPDAPGKDRMEPPAPDRLRAPMGEGLIYELGKWRFLSDARAVLMLDVTDILDPAAFGSFDRCVEAKGGVVLLSGQRIYPWRVRAGREARFGDHICCQFDAGSGITRWGVAPRKAGLANTWRMLRVAYVKPDPATTVPFFRAMAIRVPDRASGELAPKTSLIEDPHLLAMAGDFFGHSPIRAPVSAAKAAPRQAVQAGRTAIVTTMKNEGPFILEWIAYHRAIGVDDFLVYTNDCTDGTDTMLTLLQEKGLVQHRANPWQPGGELKPQHAALQAAEEEAVIRDAGWAICMDVDEFINIKIGDGTLGALYAAIGDANMISLTWRLFGDSGVAGYEDRFLLDQFTRCAPEIIRKPHQAWGFKTLFRNIGIYKKLGVHRPKGLKPDLWDQVHWLNGSGKLMPREMFRNGWRATLETYGYDWVQLNHYAVRSAESFLVKRDRGRVNHVDRDQGLNYWFRMSHNQDSDTSIQRMIPACRAEFERLLADPEIRAAHEFSVAQHRAKIAALLQTETYRRFYGELTGERMRNLCRRQHHFGSAVFNAGPQSVPDEIALAPELPADFFFTVEHQGEAEH